The region TTTGTGGTGAAGTCACAGTCTGTACACTGGTACTTCTTCTTTAGGAGGTGGTCCGGGTGGTTTTTCATATGGCATTTGAGGAAGCCTCGTGAGCGGAACTTCTTTCCACAAATGTGGCACGGGTAGACTGTCAGGGGCATGCCATCAGGCCCAATGATGACAGCTGAAAGAGGAAGTTGAGTAACAGCTGATTTATCTAGCCTGTCATCAAAGTGTTATCATACCAAAAGGCAGTAAAAAGAATTGTATACAGCTCCTACCAGTTTGACATTGCCGAATGTCccctttcttctttttcttggcTTTAGGTTTGAGGACACGGTTTGTGGCCAAACCTTCTCGGATTTGAAGAAAGGGTGTCGCTGTGCCATTTTTCACCTGATTTATAGAATTACCTGCATAAAACCAGTATAGCCTATCATTAACACAGTCATACTATGTCTGCAACTATTTGATGTTTACAGCCCTCCAACCAAATTcatgaaaatgcacaaaagctTTTGGAGACAGTGACGCAAAAACATACTGATGTCATCATCACTGTCATCCTCATCGTCCTCTTCTATTTTGGGCTGCTTCTTGACTGCCATGTAGACCATCTTGTCACGCCCAACTCCGAGTCTTCCTGATGATGCAGCTTCACGGTCAGGGTGGCCATTTTGGTAATCATCCTCAGTTATCACCTCTGTCCCACCTAGAGAAAAGAGAGGGGGTTGATtccaaatacacacatacaacaaTCCATAATACTGATTTAGCAACTTGCCCAAATCATCATCTGCCTCAGCTTTGAAAATGTAGACTTTGATGACATCTGCGCCGTCCTCCTCCTTGCACTCCTTGTCTTCCATCACCTCAGTGCTAATCTCTAGAGGAGTGTCTCCTATGTCCAGCTTCTCTCCAACCTCATCCACTAAATAGCAAAAAGACTGAACCTCAAAAAACAGACAGGCACAATTAGAAAGAGTACCGTAGATGGAAGCCTATCTTACAGGAGATCATGAGGTAATCTTCAGAGCTGCTTCTCccgtcatcatcctcatccaTCTGCAGAGGAACAGCCTCAGATGGAAGTTGTTGGTGGATGATGGTCTCCGCATTACCCTCTGTCACCATCAAGCCCTCTGCGACAAGTTGGTGGTCGAGAGTGTTATCCTGGTGGTCCGAAAGAAGCTCTGCTACAAACACCTGGTCTGACATGTCATCATGGTGGTTGGCATCCTGGATAAGGTCCGAGGTTAGCACATGGTGGTGTTCCAAAGCTTCCTCTATTGCAACCTCTGTTCCCAGGATGTTTTCCGGCATGATCACACTGTGTTCTGAATGCACCATGTCCTCCCCACCTATTTCATGGCCATCTACATCCTGAGACTGCAGGCTTTCTACGTCCACCTCCAGACCCTCCACAACCTCTGCTTCCAAGCCCTCCACTTCCACTTCCTCCTCAAGGCCCTCAACAACATGAGCTTCCAGGTCCTCCACATCAACTTCAGTTTCCAGACCCTCCACCTCGACTTCTCCTTCTAGGCCTTCCACAACCTGAGCCTCCAGCTCTACCACATGTGTCTGTAGCCCTTCAACCACCTCCGCCTCCAGTCCCTCGACATCTGCGTGTAAACCTTCGACTACTTCGGTTTCCAGGCCTTCGACGACGTGAGTTTCCAGGCCCTCCACCTCAAGCTCGTGCTCCAGGAGGATGCCCTCGTCAGTCATCACGTCAGAGAGGAGCATGCCCTCGGGCACAGACACCACAATGTGATCTCCGTCAATGTGTGCCAAGCCACCCATCCCTGCAACTGTGAAATTAAGAGTCATTACTTGAAAAACAGGTCACACTTATGACAGAGCAAATACAGGGGCACCGCAACTCTTAAACTAACGGACTGAGTGACGTCAAcatgtcattttgtatttgtgtgacaGGTAATGTTAAAAATAGTGTATTGTGAGGTGCAGCAACGACACAATGATTATTACCTGTCGTAATCCATAGTTAAAGTCAAGAGTGTTTTAAGAGTTTTTAACATAATAGAATGGTTAACTTCAGTTTACAGTTGTATGGCAATTATCAAGCTAAccattgtcctcattagggtcattaataagatggagcctatcccagttgactttgggcaagaggcaggttacaccctggactggtcgctaaccaattgcagggcagacatacagtcccctccaaatgtattggaacggcaacgtttatttttgttgaatactgaagacatttggggttcagatcaaaagatgaaaatgagacaaaggttcagaattctagctttcatttcatggtatttacatctagatgttttaaacaactcaggaaagagcactttttttgtttgaagccaccgaattttcaagtgagcagaagtattggaacagacattattaaattatcgtaaattgaataacatttaatattcgGTGGCATaatccttacttgcaataactgcataaaACCTGCGACccactgacttcaccagactgttgcattcttcatttgaaatacttttccaggcttttactgcagcctctttaagttattgtttgtttatgggGGTTTCTCCTTTCAGtgtcctcttcaggaggtaaaatgcatgctccatTTGgcttgacttggccagtctaaaaccTTCCATTTTTTCccttgatgaagtcctttgttgtgttggcagcaGGGTTGGGCATGgagaatcgattggaaccgggactaacatgcTGATTCTCCCGGAAttcttcaaattaaaaaaaattgttcccagttttgatgcctacagtccgccgaccACGTAGAAGCGGCGAAAATCAACatgcattcgtgttagcttgaggaggaatgtaaacaccggcgagaatgaaagatgcaaactcatgcggtgagtagaatggcttactgttcaaaaacagcgactccaagtccgggctgcagtgtgtgctgagctcagtgacgtcagtacaccatttttcgttgatatagaagaattctgccaccttttgttttatcCAATAATTCTGTGACGCGGTCTGGACGCagttggaagcccggaagcattacgaCACCATCGGGGACccgttcacaaagccatgtctccatAAAGCACAGggtggcggaacgtccgaagtctttactggtctttgtcagaCGATGAAGCTCTTCCATTTTGTTGgttagggagcgtagattcgccaGGTGGGTCGACGAGAGCGGCAacctgtatcctctcttgcggagctttaCTTGGATGTTAGTGCACTTCCCCCTTCGTCGCCTTCGCCTAATTGCGCCAGCCACCCaaccggtgagtaactcggagaaaaaactgagcggatttgcgaaggtttttgaaagaaagtctggggtagactccctaatgtttagcaagtcttcccttgtgtaagtgagtcatgtaatgtctccaaagacgaacaaaaaacacagacaatactagagagtacgtaaccgaggcgacaaCACGGCTCGGCGCCATCTTTGCTCAAGCTCCGAGAGAGTGCTGTCTCGATCATTGTTAGAAATTCCATTTGAGTTGAAAGCgacccgctgcaatatgattggctgcctgaTGCAACATAATTGACTGCTTCTTCCAGGTAGGACACACCCTATTATCCACAGCACCGTTGCATACATGCGGcccacatacagtgggtatcgAAAGTATTCAGccccccttaaagttttcacttgCAGCCATTAGCTAAaaccatttaagttctttttttgctcattaatgtacacacagcaccccatatctacagaaaacagaattgttgaaatttttgcagctttattaaaaaagaaaaactgaaatatcacacagccataagtattcagaccctttcctcaatatttagtagaagcacccttttgagcaaatacagccatgagtctttttgggaatgatgcaacaggtttttcacacctggatttggggatcctctgccattcctcttttcagatcctctccaggtctgtcaggttggatggtgaacgttggtggacagccattttcaggtttctccagagatgctcaattgggtttaagtcagggctctgggtaggccattcaagaacagtcacagagttgttctgaagccactccttcgttattttagctgggtgcttagggtcattatcttgttggaaggtgaaccttcggcccagtctgagatcctgagcactctggagaaggttttcgtccaggatatcccttcACACATTCGTCTtcccttcgattgcaaccagttgtcctgtccctgtagctgaaacacacacccacagcatgatgctgccatcacGCTTCACTTTTGGACTGtcttggacaggtgatgagcagtgcctggttttctccacacataccacttagaattaagggcCCAAAAGTT is a window of Phycodurus eques isolate BA_2022a chromosome 9, UOR_Pequ_1.1, whole genome shotgun sequence DNA encoding:
- the znf711 gene encoding zinc finger protein 711; amino-acid sequence: MDQGGGVLELHTQELKMPHAMIMQDFVAGMGGLAHIDGDHIVVSVPEGMLLSDVMTDEGILLEHELEVEGLETHVVEGLETEVVEGLHADVEGLEAEVVEGLQTHVVELEAQVVEGLEGEVEVEGLETEVDVEDLEAHVVEGLEEEVEVEGLEAEVVEGLEVDVESLQSQDVDGHEIGGEDMVHSEHSVIMPENILGTEVAIEEALEHHHVLTSDLIQDANHHDDMSDQVFVAELLSDHQDNTLDHQLVAEGLMVTEGNAETIIHQQLPSEAVPLQMDEDDDGRSSSEDYLMISLDEVGEKLDIGDTPLEISTEVMEDKECKEEDGADVIKVYIFKAEADDDLGGTEVITEDDYQNGHPDREAASSGRLGVGRDKMVYMAVKKQPKIEEDDEDDSDDDISNSINQVKNGTATPFLQIREGLATNRVLKPKAKKKKKGDIRQCQTAVIIGPDGMPLTVYPCHICGKKFRSRGFLKCHMKNHPDHLLKKKYQCTDCDFTTNKKISFHNHLESHKLLSHNSERSPEYTEYTRRYHESSPLGSDKLIVKDREPKLHHCKYCDYETAEQGLLNRHLLAVHSKNFAHVCVECAKGFRHPSELKKHMRTHTGEKPYHCPHCDFRCADQSNLKTHIKSKHGADLPFKCSHCPQAYADARELQRHIEMVQGHKTHQCPHCEHKSTNSSDLKRHIISVHTKDFPHQCDVCEKGFHRPSELKKHAETHKGSKLHQCRHCNFNAPDTFTLSRHILSLHTKELPFKCKRCRRGFRQPAELKKHMKTHSGRKVYQCQYCEYNSTDASGFKRHVISIHTKDYPHRCDYCTKGFRRPSEKSQHIARHHKDMLM